Genomic DNA from Candidatus Stygibacter australis:
TATAGGTTTCGCGGAATGCATGGGTAGTGGCAATTTCAAAAGCCATCTGGGAGGAATCCACTTCATGATAGCTGCCGTCATTGATGAGCATTTCCACCTGAACAATGGGGAATTCAGCCAATCCACCCTTGGAGAGAGATTTCATGAATCCCTTTTCACAGGCAGGAATGTAATTGGAAGGTATCGCACCACCAGTAATTTTATTAACAAAGCGGCTGTCTTCATCATCCAGAGGACTAAGGATACCTGCTACTCGAGCAAATTGTCCTCTACCACCGGACTGCTTTTTGTGAATATAATTAAATTTTACTTCTTTGGCAATGGATTCCCGATAAGCTACCTGAGGAGAACCTACCTGAATATTGCAGCTATATTCACGGCGCATTCTTTCTAGATATACGTCCAGATGGAGTTCACCCATTCCGGAAATAATAGTCTCAGAAGCTTCATCATCGAAATGAGATTTAAAAGTGGAATCTTCCTTCGTGAAACGGTTAAGCGCTTTTGACATATTATCAGTTGACTTTTTATCTAAAGGTGTGATAGATAAAGATAGAATGGGATCAGGGATATAAGCATGTCTCATGGAAAAATGAGCATTGCCGGTAACAAAAGTGTCACCCAGTGCACAATCTACACCAAAGATGGCAGCAATATCACCTGCTGCTGCAACATCAATATCTTCCATATTGCTGGCATGCAGTTTGGCAAGTCTTCCCACTTTAACCTTTTTACGGGTAATTAAATTTATTAGAGTAGTACCCTTTTTGATAGTGCCTTGATATACTCTGATATATGTTAGCTGACCATATTGCTGGTTCTCAATTTTAAAGACCATGGCAACAACATCCTTATCCCGATCACTCTCGATTTCTATCTCGCGGTCATGATGATCAATATCATAAGCGATATTGGTAATGTCCGCAGGAGAAGGCAGGTATTGGATAACCCCATCAAGAAGTGCTCGCGTTCCGACATTTCTATAGGCTGAGCCGGCATATACAGGAACAATTTCAAGGGCAATAGTCGCTTTGCGAATAGCCATGCGCAAAAGGTCAAGATCAAGATGACCTTCCAGATATGATTCCATGAGAGTATCACAGAACATGGAAACATTCTCAAAGAGAAGATCCTGATACTTTCTGGCTTCATCCAGCATTTCAGGAGGTATCTCTTCTATATGAATATTTTCGTTATTAGGGCCACTATAATAAAATGCTTTCATGGTCACAAGATCAATAATCCCTTTAAAATCCTCTCCGCTGCCAATTGGCAATTGCAGGAATACGGCATTCATCCCCATCTTTTCGTGCAGTGCAGAAAGCACTTTATAGGCATCAGCACCTGTTCTATCCATTTTATTGATAAATGCCATGATCGGGACATGATGCCTGCGCATTTGACGAACCACAGTAATAGTTTGAGATTGTACACCACCCACGGCACAAAGTACCAGAATCGCACCATCCAGCACGCGCAAGGCGTTTTCCACTTCCATAGTGAAATCCACATGACCCGGAGTATCAATGATATTTATCTCATGCTTTTTCCAGGATACATTAGTGGTAGCGGATGAGATCGTGATCCCGCGCTCCTTTTCCAGTTCCATAGAATCCATCGTGGCTCCTACACCATCCTTTCCTCTCACTTCATGTATCTTATGAATTCTACCTGTATAGAACAATATCCTTTCTGTCAAAGTAGTTTTCCCGGAATCTATATGTGCACTAATTCCAATATTTCTCAATTTTGCCATTTCGCTCATTTCATTCTCCTTTTGAGCTTACACCTTATTTCTTCATATCCATATATTATAAATTTAATCAAATAACATATAAATGAAAGATAAATTATATGAAAGGCAAAACTTTATCTATAGCATATCGTGTCAACCAGAAGTTCTGAGATTATTTTCAGGGTAATGGCAGGCGATGGATATCACGATTATAAGCATACCTAAGTGAATACAAGGTAGAAAATCCTTGACTGGAAAACAAATTCACAGGTCTTTACCTTTTAATCACATAGAGACTGGGAGTAATAATAATGATAGAAGTTATAGAACAAAGATGTGTTGGATGTAATGCATGCCTAAAATCATGCGCCTATGCTGCCATAGCTATAGTAGATAAACTGGCAGAAATTGATACTGATAAATGCGTACTGTGTGGCGCCTGCGTGGAAGCCTGCCCTTTTGATGCTATCATGATCCGTAAATATGGCAGAACTGATATTGACCGTACACAATATAAGGGTGTTTGGGTTTTTGCTGAACAGCAGAGAGGACACGTAGCCGCAGTAGTATTTGAGCTGCTGGGTAAAGGCAGGGAACTGGCAGAAGCAAGAAACACTAAACTGACTGCTGTCTTGCTTGGCTATCAGGTGGATAACCTGGTTCAGGAACTGATTGAATATGGTGCAGATGAAGTAATCCTGGTTGATGATAAGCATTTAACAAATTTTATTGATAGAAACTATGCCTCTGCCATGCAAAGCCTGGCAGAGAAATATAAACCGGAAATTATCCTCTCAGGAGCTTCAGTACTGGGCAGGTCATTTATCCCACGCGTAGCCGTAAGTTTACATACGGGGCTTACTGCTGATTGCACAGGACTGGAGATAGATAGTGCCACTGGGTTATTAAAGCAGACCAGACCAGCGTTTGGCGGAAATATCATGGCAACTATCATCACACCAGACCATCTACCGCAGATGTCCACTGTAAGGCATAAAGTGATGGAATCATTACCCAGAGAGACGGGAAGGACTGGTAAATTGATCTCAGAAAAAATAGAATTCCCTGAGCTTGATAAAACCTGCGAATATGAGAATTTTATTGCTGACGCTACTCAGGAGATCAATCTTACAGAAGCAAACTTTGTGATTTCAGGTGGAAGAGGACTTAAATCACCGGAAAACTTCCAAATGGTGTATGAACTGGCAAAAAAACTTGATGCAGCAGTAGCAGCTTCACGAGCAGCAGTAGATGCCGGCTGGGTGGAATATCCCCATCAGGTAGGACAAACCGGTAAGACGATCAAACCTACAGTTTATCTGGCACTTGGAATATCGGGAGCTATTCAGCATCTGGCTGGAATGCAAAGCTCAGATTATATTATTGCTATTAATAAAGACCCGGATGCCCCGATCTTCAAAATTGCTGATTTGGGAATCGTGGGAGATATATTTGAAATCGTTCCCTTACTGAACAAAAAGTTCAAGAGTTGATCATGCTGAAAGTCTGCGAAATCTTTCTCAGTATCCAGGGTGAATCATCATTTGCCGGACTGCCCTGCATCTTTGTCCGTCTTTCAGGCTGCAATCTGCATTGTGACTGGTGTGACAGCCGGTTTCATCAGGAAATCCAGAGTGAAATGTCCATCGCGGAAATTATTGAAGCTATATCAGAATATAAACCGGTTGATCTGGTAGAGATCACGGGTGGAGAACCCCTGCTGCAGAAAGACACGCCGGCATTGTTAGATACATTGGAACGAACCGGCTACAGAGTGCTTTTGGAAACTAATGGGACATTGCCCATCTCTGAAATACCTCCACATGTGATCAATGTTGTGGATGTGAAATGCCCCTCCAGTGGACATAAAGACACATTTCTTAGAGAAAATATTATTTATCTTGATCCAGGAAAAGATGAATTGAAATTTGTGATTGCTGACAAAGCTGATTATGATTTTGCCCGGGAATTTATCATGTATAACAATTTATGGGGTTATAAGATCCTGTTTTCGGCTGTATTTGATCGTTTGCAACCCAAAGAACTGGTAAGTTGGGTAATAGAGGACAGGCTTGCTGTGCGCATCCAATTGCAATTACATAAATATATCTGGGAACCGGAAAAAAGAGGAGTGTAACTCAAATTTTTTATGCAGAAGATCAGAAATTCCATAAAAGCAATAATTATTGAAAATAACCGGATATTAACCATAAAATGCAAAGACCATAATGGAGTATTTTACGTGCTTCCCGGTGGGGGACAGCAATTGTATGAATTAATGCCGGAAGCATTGCAGCGGGAATGCCGTGAAGAGATCGATTGTGAAGTTAAGGTGGGTAGATTACTGTATATCAGGGAATATCTGGCTGATAACCATGAATTTGCTGAAACTGATAATGGTGCTCATCAGATTGATTTTATGTTTGAATGTAAACTGAAAGAAGGCAGTATTCCGCAGAACGGGACAGAACCTGACCCCTGGCAGGAAAGTGTTGTGTGGTTGGAAATCTCACAGCTCATGGAATATAAACTTTATCCCAGAACATTAAGGAAATTCTTGATGGAAAATAATGATCCAAAGTGCAAAATATATCTGGGAGATATTAATTAACTAAACAGGTAATTACAAATTCTCTAAGACTTCCCAACAAAACCCCTTACAAACTATAAGCATATATCCTCCAGAACAACAAAGCACATACTCACATTATAATGTCAATACGTACCTTGTTGTTCTGGATGAAAGTCACCTGAAGGGCTAATTGATTATATTATATGTAATTATAGTGATATTAGAGAAAAAGTGGGAGTATTTAATTTCAGGAGATAGAAATTGACAAATAAAACAGGTGAAACTTATTTTGTTAAAAACAAAACTGGAGGAAATATGCGGAGAAATTTAATAGTTTTATTTTTGTTATTATCAGTATGTCTTTGGGGAACAATTTTAAATGTGCCAGCGAGTTATCATTACATTTCACTGGCAATACTGGCATCTACAGATGGAGATACGGTGCTCGTGCAGCCTGGAACCTATAATGGAGTGATCAATTATGAGGGAAAAGCAATAACAATTGCCTCAACTTATATATTTACAGGAGATGAAACAGATATCTACCATACAACTCTGGCGGGAAATTATTCAGATGCTTCACTGATAAGTTTTAACACCGGCGAAGGAGAGGGCAGTATCCTGGAAGGATTTACTATTACTAATAGTGGATCACCACTTCAGGGGGGAGCTATTAATTGCGATGGTACTTCACCAGTATTAAGGAATTTACGATTAACCGGTAATCAGGCAACTTCCGGTGGAGCAATATTTGCTATAAACAGTTCAGCTCCAGCTTTATATAATTGTGAATTATCATCAAACAGTGGTGGTGATTATGGAGGAGCAATCTACCTGGAAGCTAGTGATCTGGTAGTGGAAGATTGTGAATTTATAGATAATTATTGTGGTGGAGAAGACGTTAATGGAAGAGCGGGTGGAATATTCGCTTCTCAAGCCACTTTAACCTGCACAAATACCAATTTCATCAATAACAGTTCTCAGGCACATGCGGGAGCAATATACTTCAGCTATTCAAGTGGAGATTTGGATGGCTGCCAGTTTGTTGGCAACAGTGCATCAGGAAATGTAGGGGCTGTGTATTTTTATAATTCAGATCATCTAAATGTACTTAATTGCACATTTTATGGTAATACAGGTACAGATGCAGGCGCTTTGAGATTTTATCATAATGTGGCAATGGTGGATGTGCC
This window encodes:
- the fusA gene encoding elongation factor G codes for the protein MSEMAKLRNIGISAHIDSGKTTLTERILFYTGRIHKIHEVRGKDGVGATMDSMELEKERGITISSATTNVSWKKHEINIIDTPGHVDFTMEVENALRVLDGAILVLCAVGGVQSQTITVVRQMRRHHVPIMAFINKMDRTGADAYKVLSALHEKMGMNAVFLQLPIGSGEDFKGIIDLVTMKAFYYSGPNNENIHIEEIPPEMLDEARKYQDLLFENVSMFCDTLMESYLEGHLDLDLLRMAIRKATIALEIVPVYAGSAYRNVGTRALLDGVIQYLPSPADITNIAYDIDHHDREIEIESDRDKDVVAMVFKIENQQYGQLTYIRVYQGTIKKGTTLINLITRKKVKVGRLAKLHASNMEDIDVAAAGDIAAIFGVDCALGDTFVTGNAHFSMRHAYIPDPILSLSITPLDKKSTDNMSKALNRFTKEDSTFKSHFDDEASETIISGMGELHLDVYLERMRREYSCNIQVGSPQVAYRESIAKEVKFNYIHKKQSGGRGQFARVAGILSPLDDEDSRFVNKITGGAIPSNYIPACEKGFMKSLSKGGLAEFPIVQVEMLINDGSYHEVDSSQMAFEIATTHAFRETYRKAQPYLLEPVMQVDIETPNEFRSNVMGSINQRRGLIHETEIDEQFTRIIAEVPLAEIFGYVTLLRSLTQGKVEFNMQFNAYRKVPMSIHEELLKKIRLDKS
- a CDS encoding electron transfer flavoprotein subunit alpha, yielding MIEVIEQRCVGCNACLKSCAYAAIAIVDKLAEIDTDKCVLCGACVEACPFDAIMIRKYGRTDIDRTQYKGVWVFAEQQRGHVAAVVFELLGKGRELAEARNTKLTAVLLGYQVDNLVQELIEYGADEVILVDDKHLTNFIDRNYASAMQSLAEKYKPEIILSGASVLGRSFIPRVAVSLHTGLTADCTGLEIDSATGLLKQTRPAFGGNIMATIITPDHLPQMSTVRHKVMESLPRETGRTGKLISEKIEFPELDKTCEYENFIADATQEINLTEANFVISGGRGLKSPENFQMVYELAKKLDAAVAASRAAVDAGWVEYPHQVGQTGKTIKPTVYLALGISGAIQHLAGMQSSDYIIAINKDPDAPIFKIADLGIVGDIFEIVPLLNKKFKS
- a CDS encoding radical SAM protein, translated to MLKVCEIFLSIQGESSFAGLPCIFVRLSGCNLHCDWCDSRFHQEIQSEMSIAEIIEAISEYKPVDLVEITGGEPLLQKDTPALLDTLERTGYRVLLETNGTLPISEIPPHVINVVDVKCPSSGHKDTFLRENIIYLDPGKDELKFVIADKADYDFAREFIMYNNLWGYKILFSAVFDRLQPKELVSWVIEDRLAVRIQLQLHKYIWEPEKRGV
- a CDS encoding NUDIX domain-containing protein, with product MQKIRNSIKAIIIENNRILTIKCKDHNGVFYVLPGGGQQLYELMPEALQRECREEIDCEVKVGRLLYIREYLADNHEFAETDNGAHQIDFMFECKLKEGSIPQNGTEPDPWQESVVWLEISQLMEYKLYPRTLRKFLMENNDPKCKIYLGDIN